Proteins found in one Paenibacillus borealis genomic segment:
- a CDS encoding DUF5704 domain-containing protein, with protein MQAQVRTMSVTMSQFTNNWFDVTVFPFNEDKKEGTVWSSDNSSVASVDQYGKVKANAAGTAHITAQWKKGPYFLYGTATITVGGGGEGSGSGECTYTIQPPNKIAAPQASFMDPSASGVILGDDAANGVHFDAPTGIPTSDHLYADAWGKNYLFEHTFANMAGQIRYSCSVDVTYPTKWEEAQPDLPGEDGGDPIPQDPLPKTSSFDKTYTFELTPREYAYWQIDQLSVYQIDRALMENYALPGGSVTLYPNNYNPPALELANSTVVEEHVVPQETGTLSFTPEVVDGGDHEPGPGDVDDSAELKSLAESQTQDPKVQNDRLVFNGQIIMDDTVSPKTGPVPGRIADPQDTGGDVLYRGQLMINRSLLNRANAASSGSIYYTMLPENVEGQGDRAYPINGINSITVHTPVVNYSLLPDDNRPYDQRMDPDYERTVLILDRPFTVHFTESGQHLNIPGYGNRDYGKYTQNKRIQFPFGVFQEGQYYPENTWINIPVGTPYMNFTMPTWVNEGDYTIHTQSWAINTPSDGAELCQVNLNGNLANYCAAESFNVGVVGRLFDFRIWDIGDFRFEKVFRTGTGNLDHSSAMYYTGGNDENGAPTALSGQRQWHLPIRKGSHPTEQITVPHNGYSFLFDFRTIGNLWQPGEGTRIEPSFYFIPKTGGSAAPVDLYYDVSGSGNKMIGVGSPKDKLSYTRTYRLADGLRNISGGELSTAASYEYNYILTEAERGQTNWLKFYEQYIKRKTEISEGYNLEILPYTSRTLVGPTNIPNGVNPIAAVRSVQHWYGEYNLPIAPYILPKGTNIVTLANHYGGALDGHEQEFITGGYILVKFEIYTVKNSDAGTRILGYKAPEANMWAIEGQMTADTDEMGHPFSFSSGDIILFESDFSVRNDYQGQGK; from the coding sequence ATGCAAGCGCAAGTTAGAACGATGAGTGTAACCATGTCCCAATTTACCAACAATTGGTTTGATGTTACGGTTTTCCCATTTAACGAAGATAAAAAAGAAGGCACAGTATGGAGTTCTGATAATTCATCGGTTGCGAGTGTAGACCAGTATGGAAAGGTTAAGGCCAATGCAGCGGGGACAGCGCATATTACGGCACAATGGAAAAAGGGACCTTATTTTCTATATGGAACTGCTACCATAACCGTAGGCGGCGGGGGAGAAGGCTCAGGCTCAGGCGAATGCACCTACACCATTCAACCTCCGAACAAGATCGCGGCTCCGCAAGCATCATTTATGGACCCGTCAGCGAGCGGGGTAATTCTAGGTGATGATGCAGCGAATGGAGTACATTTTGATGCACCGACCGGAATTCCTACCTCAGATCATTTATACGCCGATGCTTGGGGAAAGAATTATTTGTTTGAACATACCTTTGCCAATATGGCAGGGCAGATACGCTATTCCTGCAGTGTGGATGTTACATATCCTACTAAATGGGAGGAAGCGCAGCCGGATCTTCCGGGAGAGGATGGAGGAGATCCGATCCCCCAAGACCCGCTTCCCAAAACGTCATCCTTTGACAAAACCTACACCTTTGAATTGACACCAAGAGAATATGCGTACTGGCAGATCGACCAGTTATCCGTATATCAAATCGACCGGGCGCTGATGGAGAACTATGCACTGCCGGGAGGTTCAGTCACACTTTACCCTAATAACTATAATCCTCCAGCGCTTGAACTTGCCAACAGCACTGTGGTGGAGGAGCATGTTGTTCCCCAAGAGACAGGAACCCTATCGTTTACGCCGGAGGTGGTCGATGGCGGGGACCATGAACCAGGTCCGGGCGATGTTGATGATTCAGCGGAGCTTAAGAGTCTTGCAGAATCGCAAACGCAAGATCCCAAGGTGCAGAATGACCGGCTGGTATTTAACGGACAGATAATTATGGATGACACTGTCTCTCCAAAGACCGGGCCCGTTCCGGGAAGGATTGCCGATCCGCAGGATACCGGAGGCGATGTACTTTATCGAGGCCAGTTGATGATTAACCGGAGTCTGCTCAACCGGGCAAATGCGGCCAGTTCTGGCTCAATATATTACACGATGCTGCCGGAGAATGTGGAGGGACAGGGGGACCGGGCGTATCCAATCAATGGAATTAACTCCATCACCGTACACACACCAGTCGTCAACTATTCGCTTCTCCCTGACGATAACCGTCCTTACGACCAGCGGATGGACCCGGATTACGAACGGACGGTACTGATTCTGGACCGGCCCTTTACTGTTCATTTCACAGAGAGCGGGCAGCACCTGAACATCCCCGGCTACGGCAACCGGGATTATGGCAAGTACACGCAGAACAAACGCATCCAGTTTCCGTTCGGTGTGTTCCAAGAAGGGCAGTATTACCCGGAAAACACCTGGATCAACATCCCTGTCGGGACACCGTACATGAACTTTACCATGCCGACTTGGGTTAACGAAGGGGACTATACCATTCATACACAGTCCTGGGCAATCAATACACCTTCAGACGGGGCGGAGTTGTGTCAGGTTAATCTGAACGGTAATTTGGCGAATTACTGCGCAGCAGAGAGCTTCAATGTCGGTGTGGTCGGGCGGCTGTTCGATTTTCGGATCTGGGATATCGGAGATTTCCGGTTTGAAAAAGTATTCCGCACGGGAACGGGCAATTTGGACCATAGCAGCGCAATGTATTATACGGGCGGGAACGATGAGAATGGTGCACCAACGGCTTTAAGCGGACAAAGACAGTGGCATCTCCCTATCCGCAAAGGTTCACATCCCACGGAGCAAATAACGGTTCCGCATAACGGCTACTCGTTTCTGTTCGATTTCCGGACCATTGGGAATCTGTGGCAGCCGGGAGAGGGAACTCGCATTGAGCCAAGCTTCTACTTTATTCCGAAAACCGGAGGAAGTGCAGCGCCCGTAGATCTGTATTATGACGTCTCGGGTTCGGGCAATAAGATGATCGGAGTAGGCTCACCGAAGGACAAGCTGAGCTATACCCGCACCTACCGCTTAGCCGATGGCCTGCGGAATATATCAGGCGGTGAGTTATCCACTGCGGCCAGCTATGAGTATAACTATATCCTCACGGAGGCGGAGCGGGGACAAACGAATTGGCTGAAGTTCTACGAGCAGTATATAAAGCGCAAAACCGAGATTTCCGAAGGCTATAACCTGGAAATTCTGCCTTATACATCGCGTACCTTAGTCGGTCCTACGAATATTCCGAATGGAGTAAACCCCATTGCCGCAGTACGCAGCGTGCAGCACTGGTACGGGGAATACAACCTGCCGATAGCTCCTTACATCCTGCCCAAGGGAACTAACATTGTGACTTTGGCGAATCATTATGGAGGCGCACTGGACGGCCATGAACAGGAGTTCATTACCGGCGGCTATATCCTGGTGAAGTTCGAAATTTATACGGTCAAAAATAGTGATGCCGGCACCCGCATTCTGGGCTACAAAGCGCCTGAAGCCAATATGTGGGCGATTGAAGGCCAGATGACAGCTGACACTGATGAAATGGGACATCCGTTTTCTTTTTCCTCCGGCGATATTATTCTGTTCGAATCAGACTTTTCTGTGCGCAATGACTATCAGGGTCAGGGGAAATAA
- a CDS encoding WXG100 family type VII secretion target: protein MADKVTVNYDGLKTLAENIIKQKGEYDNLMKKITTTATTLNSIWEDTAAREFAEKVKGMDKTFTAFGQALENIGIHMRNVSNSYETLSKEIKAAQNKSF from the coding sequence ATGGCAGACAAAGTAACGGTAAATTACGATGGTTTGAAAACACTTGCAGAGAATATTATAAAACAAAAAGGAGAATACGATAATTTAATGAAAAAAATTACGACTACAGCTACGACGTTGAACAGTATATGGGAGGATACCGCCGCAAGAGAGTTTGCGGAAAAGGTGAAAGGAATGGATAAAACCTTTACTGCATTTGGCCAAGCTCTTGAGAATATTGGAATTCATATGAGAAATGTTTCGAACAGTTACGAAACGCTTTCTAAAGAAATTAAAGCTGCTCAGAACAAAAGCTTCTAA
- a CDS encoding deaminase domain-containing protein, which yields MATTKLLFNVDEVERLRTKIGLVSQDTNRLYLQFKGNASDWSGIPLGQELLKAQVLIKELTSEAEKLEDLIRSAVQGVQSVQAENKRKAAQLSQQLGVLAGLFGSAGSRGSFGPLAIPFLAQKAVTSLIRALTILSARDEWSSDPVVQKLRGMIQQSGLVSIDGLAAEIKLKEIYEAREQIGKSQTAYEVYKTFGNQAQMEAAHQQAEEARKKLKSMGISEVQYQPGKDLSGYYKQSAIKACDYDPTITDKSVPLIEKEEYALLLRMAMEPGLQGEWAKQQLALIQPEATIGPVDPHNSVSEADILNRDDPKVIERLKGTYWVTLPPEEQDRIYEEIKAYYEKLDKEAADQERLARSGVGNQTVANILMGGSNMIVQAINTAAFGLPRTLGDWIAGPAPEGYVNPMDDPYGKKAGQIAGSFISIGLPWKFLSAVKTPGVVGKFSPTLLKSMVAGAISGTLEETMDAINDYRDDGKQSVGERLISVGVNTTIAGAGDALFTAVSKGLSSVKKLVNGSIREVEFKEVDGTAKANSEIDGKGKELEEVRSGGTGNLYPTRAIDPIKEAHIISKVKELRLLLTSDYKKSGNFALAEVNIATIKEKEFFAHSSIDELSPSLSERVPNISIQPTNPVFKATDAPNKEGVWYPRDSDTEYKILNQIASELKEKTETIGTIKLFTELDTCLSCNRVIAEFTAKYKNITVEVIHNNGNRIK from the coding sequence ATGGCGACGACGAAACTATTGTTTAATGTCGATGAAGTAGAGCGCCTGCGGACGAAGATTGGACTGGTCAGCCAGGACACCAACCGGCTGTATCTGCAGTTCAAGGGAAACGCCTCGGACTGGAGCGGCATCCCGCTGGGGCAGGAGCTGTTAAAGGCTCAAGTGCTCATCAAGGAATTAACCAGCGAAGCGGAGAAACTGGAGGATCTTATACGCAGTGCCGTCCAGGGAGTCCAGAGTGTTCAAGCCGAGAATAAGCGGAAGGCAGCTCAGCTCAGCCAGCAGCTGGGTGTACTGGCAGGACTATTCGGAAGCGCAGGCAGCCGTGGGTCATTCGGTCCACTTGCTATCCCCTTCCTGGCACAGAAGGCCGTGACCAGCCTGATTCGTGCGTTAACGATCCTGAGTGCCAGGGATGAATGGAGCAGCGATCCGGTGGTGCAGAAGCTGCGGGGAATGATTCAGCAGTCAGGCCTGGTAAGCATCGATGGACTGGCCGCGGAGATAAAGCTGAAAGAGATTTACGAAGCACGGGAGCAGATTGGAAAGTCACAGACCGCCTACGAGGTGTACAAGACCTTTGGCAATCAGGCACAAATGGAGGCTGCACATCAGCAGGCAGAAGAAGCGCGCAAGAAGCTGAAGTCAATGGGAATCAGCGAAGTCCAGTATCAGCCCGGTAAAGACCTCAGCGGATATTACAAGCAGTCCGCCATCAAAGCCTGTGACTACGATCCAACCATTACTGACAAAAGCGTACCACTGATAGAGAAGGAAGAATATGCGCTGTTGCTGCGGATGGCGATGGAACCGGGATTGCAGGGGGAGTGGGCGAAGCAGCAGCTGGCCCTGATCCAACCGGAAGCAACGATAGGGCCGGTAGACCCGCATAACAGCGTGTCAGAAGCGGATATCCTAAACCGAGACGATCCGAAGGTGATTGAGCGGCTGAAGGGAACGTACTGGGTTACTTTGCCTCCTGAGGAGCAGGACCGGATATATGAAGAAATCAAGGCGTATTACGAGAAGCTGGATAAGGAAGCAGCAGATCAAGAGCGTTTGGCGAGAAGCGGAGTCGGGAACCAAACAGTGGCGAACATCCTGATGGGTGGAAGCAATATGATTGTCCAAGCGATCAATACGGCTGCATTTGGACTGCCAAGGACGCTGGGGGACTGGATTGCAGGGCCAGCGCCGGAAGGCTATGTCAATCCAATGGACGATCCGTATGGAAAAAAAGCGGGACAAATAGCTGGAAGCTTTATCAGTATCGGCCTGCCCTGGAAGTTTCTGAGCGCAGTGAAGACGCCAGGCGTGGTAGGCAAGTTCTCGCCCACCTTACTTAAATCCATGGTAGCCGGAGCGATCAGCGGAACCCTTGAAGAAACCATGGACGCGATCAACGATTACCGGGATGATGGGAAGCAAAGCGTGGGAGAGCGTTTGATCTCGGTAGGCGTGAACACGACGATTGCCGGAGCGGGAGATGCCTTATTCACCGCCGTGAGCAAAGGGCTGTCCAGTGTAAAGAAGCTTGTGAACGGGTCTATTCGTGAAGTGGAGTTTAAAGAAGTGGATGGCACCGCCAAGGCCAATTCGGAGATCGATGGGAAGGGTAAGGAGCTTGAGGAGGTTCGGAGTGGGGGGACAGGGAATCTGTATCCCACTAGAGCAATCGATCCTATAAAAGAAGCTCATATTATCAGTAAGGTGAAAGAATTAAGATTATTATTAACAAGTGATTATAAAAAATCAGGAAACTTTGCATTAGCGGAGGTTAATATAGCAACTATCAAAGAAAAGGAGTTTTTTGCACATAGCAGTATTGATGAGTTGAGTCCTTCTTTAAGTGAAAGAGTTCCGAACATATCAATACAACCAACAAATCCAGTTTTTAAGGCTACTGACGCTCCAAATAAGGAAGGTGTATGGTATCCTAGAGATTCAGATACTGAGTATAAAATACTTAATCAAATTGCATCTGAGTTGAAGGAGAAAACAGAGACTATTGGTACAATTAAATTGTTTACAGAACTTGACACTTGTTTGAGTTGTAATAGAGTTATCGCTGAATTCACTGCAAAGTACAAAAATATAACAGTGGAAGTTATTCATAACAATGGAAATAGAATTAAATAA
- a CDS encoding Imm3 family immunity protein encodes MDDWEYQELFEAVNRNYSTYLEKKLNNQHALARTSYDFETVRNEGKVENIIVSAALGEIISSHQSVFIGNLNSIEELLGEFNPDELLGLISGEDLADLTTRIKNVLISLKEMPIDYNSRVEK; translated from the coding sequence ATGGATGACTGGGAATATCAAGAGCTATTTGAAGCTGTAAATAGAAACTACAGTACTTATCTTGAAAAAAAATTGAATAATCAACATGCACTTGCAAGAACGTCATATGATTTTGAGACGGTGCGAAATGAAGGGAAAGTTGAGAATATTATAGTCTCTGCAGCTCTGGGAGAAATAATTTCTTCACATCAAAGTGTTTTTATCGGCAATTTGAATTCTATTGAGGAATTACTAGGTGAATTTAACCCTGATGAGTTACTTGGACTGATATCAGGCGAAGACCTTGCTGATTTGACTACTAGGATTAAAAATGTTCTAATTTCTCTTAAAGAAATGCCCATTGATTATAATTCTAGGGTTGAAAAATAA
- a CDS encoding deaminase domain-containing protein gives MQATHLYCGFLLSLSQLHTVPNVKGTYWFTLPPEEQDRRYEELKAYYEKLDKEAADQDRLARSGVGNQTVANILVGGSNMIVQAINTAAFGLPRTLGDWIAGPAPEGYVNPMDDPYGKKAGQIAGSFISIGLPWKFLSAVKTPGVVGKFSPTLLKSMVAGAISGTLEETMDAINDYRDDGKQSVGERLISVGVNTTIAGAGDALFTAVSKGLSSVKKLVNGSIREVEFKEVDGTAKAKAEIDEKAKALEGVRVGGTAIDSLYEKTQNIRNEINREIEKIRNSDEYKNLSSTQRKKLDRKLDNLTFGNVAVADVNIPGIKKEFQAHSQIHSSDSVGSNVGDLSYSKVDKSLETYVDDQFPRFNDTEAKILEDIASQIKDPNVKGQIDLFTELDACQSCSNLIMEFRRKFPNIQVNVYSKSMR, from the coding sequence ATGCAAGCTACACACCTGTATTGTGGTTTTCTGTTGTCCCTTTCTCAACTCCACACAGTGCCGAATGTGAAGGGAACCTACTGGTTCACCTTACCGCCTGAGGAGCAGGACCGGCGATATGAAGAGCTTAAGGCGTATTACGAGAAGCTGGATAAGGAAGCAGCAGATCAAGACCGATTGGCGAGAAGCGGAGTCGGGAACCAGACAGTGGCGAATATCCTGGTAGGCGGAAGCAATATGATTGTCCAAGCCATTAACACGGCCGCATTTGGACTGCCAAGGACGCTGGGGGACTGGATTGCAGGGCCAGCGCCGGAAGGCTATGTGAACCCAATGGACGATCCGTATGGGAAAAAAGCGGGACAAATAGCTGGAAGCTTTATCAGTATCGGCCTGCCGTGGAAGTTTCTGAGCGCAGTGAAGACGCCAGGCGTGGTAGGCAAGTTCTCGCCCACCTTACTAAAATCCATGGTAGCCGGAGCGATCAGCGGAACCCTTGAAGAAACCATGGACGCGATCAACGATTACCGGGATGATGGTAAGCAAAGCGTAGGCGAGCGTTTGATCTCGGTAGGCGTGAACACGACGATTGCCGGAGCGGGAGATGCCTTATTCACCGCCGTGAGCAAAGGGCTGTCCAGTGTAAAGAAGCTTGTGAACGGGTCTATTCGTGAAGTGGAGTTTAAAGAAGTGGATGGCACCGCCAAGGCCAAGGCGGAGATCGATGAGAAGGCTAAGGCGCTTGAGGGGGTTCGGGTTGGGGGGACGGCAATTGACAGTCTTTATGAGAAAACGCAAAATATCAGAAATGAAATTAATCGAGAAATTGAAAAAATAAGAAATTCTGACGAATACAAGAACCTTTCAAGTACACAAAGAAAAAAACTTGATAGGAAACTAGATAATCTAACTTTTGGAAATGTTGCTGTAGCAGATGTAAACATTCCTGGCATTAAGAAAGAATTTCAAGCACATAGTCAAATTCATTCTTCTGATAGCGTGGGAAGTAATGTTGGAGATTTGAGTTATTCTAAGGTGGATAAATCATTGGAAACCTATGTTGATGATCAATTTCCAAGATTTAATGACACGGAGGCAAAGATTCTTGAAGATATTGCTTCTCAAATAAAAGACCCTAATGTTAAAGGTCAAATAGATTTATTTACCGAACTGGATGCATGTCAAAGTTGCTCGAATTTAATTATGGAATTTAGACGTAAGTTCCCGAATATTCAAGTAAATGTTTATTCAAAAAGTATGAGATGA
- a CDS encoding zincin-like metallopeptidase toxin domain-containing protein, translating into MAMISLLFISVLLSKLPSNEKLDKEAADQDRLARSGVGNQTVANILVGGSNMIVQAINTAAFGLPRTLGDWIAGPAPEGYVNPMDDPYGKKAGQVAGTFISIGLPWKFLSAVKTPGVVGKFSPTLLKSMVAGALSGTLEETMDAINDYRDDGKQSVGKRLISVGVNTTIAGAGDALFTAVSKGLSSVKKLVNGSIREVEFKEVDGTAKAKAEMDGKGKELEEVRSGGTGEFDLKEWEDMPVSGQARLTPDGLRIMSIRDLKKFKSEMNANDIKVIIDKNGSVLPQKAVGGFNPNTGQIVLRPDLVPKRFTKHRDTSSN; encoded by the coding sequence ATGGCCATGATTAGCCTGCTATTCATTTCCGTATTACTATCAAAACTTCCTAGCAATGAGAAGCTGGATAAGGAAGCAGCAGACCAAGACCGATTGGCGAGAAGCGGAGTCGGGAACCAGACAGTGGCGAATATCCTGGTAGGCGGAAGCAATATGATTGTCCAAGCCATTAACACGGCCGCATTTGGACTGCCAAGGACGCTGGGGGACTGGATTGCAGGGCCAGCGCCGGAAGGCTATGTGAACCCAATGGACGATCCGTATGGGAAAAAAGCGGGACAAGTAGCCGGAACCTTTATCAGTATCGGCCTGCCCTGGAAGTTTCTGAGCGCAGTGAAGACGCCAGGCGTGGTAGGCAAGTTCTCGCCCACCTTACTCAAATCCATGGTAGCCGGAGCCCTCAGCGGAACCCTTGAAGAAACCATGGACGCGATCAACGATTACCGGGATGATGGGAAGCAAAGCGTGGGAAAGCGGTTAATCTCGGTAGGCGTGAACACGACGATTGCCGGAGCGGGAGATGCCTTATTCACCGCCGTGAGCAAAGGGCTGTCCAGTGTAAAGAAGCTCGTGAACGGGTCTATTCGTGAAGTGGAGTTTAAAGAAGTGGATGGCACTGCTAAGGCCAAGGCGGAGATGGATGGGAAGGGTAAGGAGCTTGAGGAGGTTCGGAGTGGGGGGACGGGGGAATTTGATCTTAAAGAATGGGAAGATATGCCTGTTAGTGGTCAAGCTCGACTAACTCCAGATGGACTAAGAATTATGAGTATACGAGACTTGAAAAAATTTAAGAGTGAAATGAATGCAAATGATATTAAAGTTATTATAGACAAAAATGGTAGTGTTTTACCCCAAAAAGCCGTGGGTGGCTTTAACCCTAATACTGGACAAATTGTTTTAAGACCTGATTTAGTGCCGAAGAGATTTACGAAGCACAGAGATACATCTTCAAATTAA
- a CDS encoding PAS domain-containing protein has protein sequence MPDSISSSITQSLNAMKHNSLVIISNGDIRFASDHWGDFNRLYGFSGAGDWRGLNVLELFRHRLADTDGMVKLEQLLRDIFEGIRLASSVEVTLLTGNGGSRIFHLDIFPLITEQQAPAHQTAVLTLRDIGPSPNAKESAGPAHVTQSHSVVHLHPSPQLVPICAGCKSVRNSQEEWITIERFLKLQLSLQFTHDICPDCIRELYPKYAAALKW, from the coding sequence TTGCCGGACAGTATCTCCTCTTCCATCACCCAGTCCCTCAATGCCATGAAGCATAACTCGCTGGTTATTATCAGCAATGGAGACATCCGGTTCGCTAGCGATCACTGGGGGGATTTTAATCGGCTGTACGGCTTCTCAGGAGCAGGAGACTGGCGGGGATTAAATGTTCTAGAGCTGTTTCGGCACAGGCTGGCTGATACGGACGGGATGGTGAAGCTGGAGCAGCTGCTGCGCGATATTTTTGAAGGAATCCGCCTTGCCTCCAGTGTTGAAGTAACTCTCCTGACTGGCAATGGCGGCAGCAGAATATTTCACCTGGATATCTTCCCGCTCATTACTGAACAACAAGCACCCGCGCATCAGACTGCCGTCCTTACACTGCGAGATATCGGCCCTTCCCCTAATGCAAAGGAATCTGCCGGTCCTGCCCATGTAACCCAGAGCCACAGCGTCGTCCATCTGCATCCAAGCCCCCAGCTCGTGCCCATCTGTGCGGGCTGCAAATCAGTCCGGAACAGCCAGGAGGAATGGATCACCATCGAACGTTTCCTGAAGCTGCAGCTCTCTTTACAGTTCACCCATGACATCTGCCCGGACTGCATCCGCGAGCTGTACCCTAAATATGCTGCGGCTCTGAAGTGGTGA
- a CDS encoding Rha family transcriptional regulator, which translates to MNSKRPITPFGWAIKQRLTELHLDQKKFCELHGIPPYRLSNLIHGTRKADRYRRQVAELLNLPPS; encoded by the coding sequence CTGAACAGCAAACGCCCCATTACTCCATTCGGCTGGGCTATCAAGCAGCGTCTGACCGAACTGCATCTGGACCAGAAGAAATTCTGTGAGTTACACGGCATCCCGCCCTATCGGCTATCCAACCTGATTCACGGCACACGCAAAGCCGACCGTTACCGCCGCCAAGTCGCCGAACTGCTGAACCTCCCGCCATCCTAG
- a CDS encoding helix-turn-helix domain-containing protein: protein MHSIYERIEYLIKRQGLTKKAFGEKLNISTGNMGDWKRGKSTPGTHKLVEIASFFNVSLDWLVLGKRNPDTLKESGEDYFFGQIGQLNCQTDELLPKEKEFIKEYIEFTEYRKRKADGDISI, encoded by the coding sequence ATGCACTCCATCTACGAGCGAATTGAATATCTGATCAAACGGCAAGGACTTACGAAGAAAGCTTTCGGTGAGAAGCTGAACATCAGCACCGGCAACATGGGGGACTGGAAGCGGGGCAAGTCGACACCCGGTACGCATAAGCTGGTTGAGATCGCCTCGTTTTTTAATGTCAGCCTTGACTGGCTGGTACTGGGCAAGCGGAATCCGGACACTCTGAAAGAAAGCGGAGAGGATTATTTTTTTGGCCAAATAGGGCAACTGAATTGCCAAACGGACGAATTGCTGCCGAAAGAGAAGGAATTTATTAAAGAATATATTGAATTTACGGAGTACCGTAAGCGCAAGGCGGATGGCGATATTTCTATCTGA
- a CDS encoding polysaccharide deacetylase family protein, producing the protein MGILYTGRSEEWSEDLNKRRCPNGRYLIITADDFGLCNSMNEAIMELWDTGAITSAMIMMPGPWAKQAADYTVHNREANIGVHLTLTSSFPQYKWGPVTRDGSVQSLITAHGYFWEKSAEVERYAAEEAVRTEVRNQLEAAIRMGIDPTHLDSHEGSLLGLAGGRDFLELTFDLCEEYGLPFKLPRNIVNQPFLTPQMRELFQKRIDSADRRGITLIDDLIILPYEYEDGEEYPDVKCKVFKAVQGMKAGITELVIHPSRDTAEMRTLTPSSAKREMEYNLCMDGEFRQLLENEEIRLISWKDVRDEMRLVR; encoded by the coding sequence ATGGGGATTTTGTATACCGGACGGAGTGAAGAATGGAGTGAAGACTTGAATAAGCGACGGTGTCCGAATGGGCGCTATTTGATTATAACTGCGGATGATTTTGGCCTGTGCAACTCTATGAATGAGGCGATTATGGAGCTTTGGGACACGGGGGCCATTACTTCCGCTATGATTATGATGCCGGGGCCCTGGGCTAAGCAGGCAGCTGATTATACCGTACATAACCGTGAAGCGAATATCGGTGTGCATCTCACGCTTACTTCCAGTTTCCCGCAATATAAGTGGGGGCCTGTAACAAGAGATGGAAGTGTTCAGTCGCTGATTACGGCACATGGCTACTTTTGGGAAAAGTCGGCAGAGGTGGAGCGGTACGCTGCTGAAGAAGCGGTCAGGACTGAAGTACGCAATCAGCTCGAAGCTGCCATAAGGATGGGGATTGATCCGACACATCTGGACAGCCATGAGGGCAGTCTATTGGGATTGGCGGGTGGACGTGATTTTCTGGAGCTGACCTTCGATTTGTGTGAGGAATACGGATTACCGTTCAAGCTGCCCCGGAACATTGTCAACCAGCCTTTTTTAACTCCGCAGATGCGGGAGTTGTTCCAGAAGAGGATTGATTCGGCAGACCGCCGGGGAATTACGCTGATTGATGATTTAATCATTCTGCCTTATGAATACGAGGACGGGGAGGAGTATCCCGATGTTAAGTGTAAAGTATTCAAGGCTGTTCAAGGAATGAAAGCAGGAATAACGGAGCTGGTCATCCACCCGTCACGGGACACTGCAGAAATGCGCACCCTCACACCCTCCTCCGCCAAAAGAGAAATGGAATATAACTTGTGCATGGACGGGGAGTTCAGACAGCTGCTGGAGAACGAGGAAATCCGGCTGATCTCCTGGAAGGACGTGCGTGACGAAATGCGCCTGGTAAGGTAA
- a CDS encoding glutathione peroxidase → MSVYDYKANTLKGQEESLSKYKGKVLLVVNTASKCGFTPQYKGLQEVYDKFKDRGFEVLGFPSNQFAGQEPGESEDIAEFCEINYGVTFPMYEKINVNGSEAHPLFKYLSKEAPGVLGSKSVKWNFTKFLVDQEGRVLKRFSPQTTPDQIEADIAKLLD, encoded by the coding sequence ATGAGTGTCTATGATTATAAAGCCAACACCCTTAAGGGCCAGGAAGAATCACTCTCCAAATACAAAGGCAAAGTACTGCTCGTCGTAAACACAGCCAGCAAATGCGGTTTCACTCCTCAATATAAGGGTCTCCAGGAAGTGTACGATAAATTCAAAGACCGCGGTTTTGAAGTCCTCGGGTTCCCGAGCAACCAATTCGCCGGACAGGAGCCGGGTGAGAGCGAAGACATCGCGGAGTTCTGCGAGATTAATTACGGTGTAACCTTCCCTATGTATGAGAAAATAAATGTTAACGGCAGCGAAGCTCATCCCCTGTTCAAATATCTGTCCAAAGAAGCACCCGGCGTACTCGGCTCGAAGAGCGTGAAATGGAATTTCACCAAGTTCCTGGTGGATCAGGAAGGCCGCGTGCTCAAGCGGTTCTCACCGCAAACCACACCGGACCAGATTGAAGCAGATATCGCCAAGCTGCTTGACTAA